In one window of Molothrus ater isolate BHLD 08-10-18 breed brown headed cowbird unplaced genomic scaffold, BPBGC_Mater_1.1 matUn_MA728, whole genome shotgun sequence DNA:
- the LOC118701132 gene encoding uncharacterized protein LOC118701132 isoform X2, giving the protein MLSPPVSQNPVPTGGGSHFPSQFWGSHFPPQFHGSHPNSVLSPSQFWGSHPNSALAPHFHRIPSQIHGSHPNSGVPTSIPCCPPVFTESHPSFRGSHPSFGVPPPNSALSPRFHRIPPQFQGFPSQFWGSPPSSVLSPHFHRIPSQFWYPHPNSVLSPPIPCCPPPFSQNPTPVSGVPIPVSGFPPPQFRAVPPFPQNPVPTARRAARRWRRRIVPPSISPCPPRSAAWGPPKTPPPGPGGAASAAAATAPASCWGRTTRPPPRDPCAKRSSPPETPDVAAGYEKSRSLNSITGVRVAPAAPPFSSPSPPRRPRSPIPSIL; this is encoded by the exons ATGCTGTCCCCCCCTGTTTCACAGAATCCCGTCCCAACGGGGGGGGGttcccatttcccatcccaATTTTGGGGTTCCCATTTCCCACCCCAATTTCATGGTTCCCACCCCAATTCCgtgctgtccccatcccagtttTGGGGTTCCCACCCCAATTCCGCGCTGGCCCCccattttcacagaatcccatCCCAAATTCATGGTTCCCACCCCAATTCCGGTGTCCCCACCTCAATTCCGTGCTGTCCCCCCGTTTTCACAGAATCCCACCCCAGTTTCAGGGGTTCCCATCCCAGTTTTGGGGTTCCCCCCCCCAATTCCGCGCTGTCCCCCCGTTTTCACAGAATCCCACCCCAATTTCAGGGGTTCCCATCCCAGTTTTGGGGTTCCCCCCCCAGTTCTGTGCTGTCCCCccattttcacagaatcccGTCCCAATTTTGGTATCCCCACCCCAATTCCGTGCTGTCCCCCCCAATTCCGTGCTGTCCCCCCccattttcacagaatcccacCCCAGTTTCAGGGGTTCCCATCCCAGTTTCGgggttcccccccccccaattccGCGCCGTCCCCCCATTTCCACAGAATCCCGTCCCAACGGCGAGGCGGGCCGCGCGGCGCTGGCGCAGGAGGATTGTCCCCCCATCGATCAGCCCCTGTCCCCCGAGGAGCGCGGCCTGGGGCCCCCCCAAAACgcccccgccgggcccggggggGGCCGCGAGCGCTGCGGCCGCGACCGCGCCTGCTTCCTGCTGGGGCCGGACTACGCGCCCCCCCCCGAGGGACCCCTGCGCAAAG CGCTCGTCACCGCCTGAGACCCCCGACGTTGCCGCAG GCTACGAGAAGTCGCGGAGCCTCAACAGCATCACGGGGGTGCGGGtggcccccgccgccccccccttcagctcccccagccccccccgGCGCCCCCGctcccccatcccctccatcctttga
- the LOC118701132 gene encoding uncharacterized protein LOC118701132 isoform X1 has translation MTPPLPGRVLGVSRWGSHPNFGVSHFPSQFRGVPIPISGFPSQFRGSHPNFGVSHFPSQFRGVPIPISGFPPQFHAVPPCFTESRPNGGGFPFPIPILGFPFPTPISWFPPQFRAVPIPVLGFPPQFRAGPPFSQNPIPNSWFPPQFRCPHLNSVLSPRFHRIPPQFQGFPSQFWGSPPQFRAVPPFSQNPTPISGVPIPVLGFPPQFCAVPPFSQNPVPILVSPPQFRAVPPNSVLSPPIFTESHPSFRGSHPSFGVPPPPIPRRPPISTESRPNGEAGRAALAQEDCPPIDQPLSPEERGLGPPQNAPAGPGGGRERCGRDRACFLLGPDYAPPPEGPLRKALVTA, from the exons ATGACCCCACCCCTACCTGGGCGTGTCCTGGGCGTGTCCCGGTGGGGTTCCCATCCCAATTTCGGGgtttcccatttcccatcccaATTTCggggtgtccccatcccaatTTCGGGGTTCCCATCCCAATTCCGGGGTTCCCATCCCAATTTCGGGgtttcccatttcccatcccaATTTCggggtgtccccatcccaatTTCGGGGTTCCCACCCCAATTCCATGCTGTCCCCCCCTGTTTCACAGAATCCCGTCCCAACGGGGGGGGGttcccatttcccatcccaATTTTGGGGTTCCCATTTCCCACCCCAATTTCATGGTTCCCACCCCAATTCCgtgctgtccccatcccagtttTGGGGTTCCCACCCCAATTCCGCGCTGGCCCCccattttcacagaatcccatCCCAAATTCATGGTTCCCACCCCAATTCCGGTGTCCCCACCTCAATTCCGTGCTGTCCCCCCGTTTTCACAGAATCCCACCCCAGTTTCAGGGGTTCCCATCCCAGTTTTGGGGTTCCCCCCCCCAATTCCGCGCTGTCCCCCCGTTTTCACAGAATCCCACCCCAATTTCAGGGGTTCCCATCCCAGTTTTGGGGTTCCCCCCCCAGTTCTGTGCTGTCCCCccattttcacagaatcccGTCCCAATTTTGGTATCCCCACCCCAATTCCGTGCTGTCCCCCCCAATTCCGTGCTGTCCCCCCccattttcacagaatcccacCCCAGTTTCAGGGGTTCCCATCCCAGTTTCGgggttcccccccccccaattccGCGCCGTCCCCCCATTTCCACAGAATCCCGTCCCAACGGCGAGGCGGGCCGCGCGGCGCTGGCGCAGGAGGATTGTCCCCCCATCGATCAGCCCCTGTCCCCCGAGGAGCGCGGCCTGGGGCCCCCCCAAAACgcccccgccgggcccggggggGGCCGCGAGCGCTGCGGCCGCGACCGCGCCTGCTTCCTGCTGGGGCCGGACTACGCGCCCCCCCCCGAGGGACCCCTGCGCAAAG CGCTCGTCACCGCCTGA